The Candidatus Eisenbacteria bacterium genomic sequence TTGCTCCGGGTGAGGGCCGCGAACTGCCTCTGTAGATAGCCGCGAAAGACCAGCTCCTCGCAGAATCCCGCGCTGATCGAGAGCGCGATCCAGAGCGTTATTTCCACAATGCCCTTGGGCAAGAGATTCTCGATCGACTTCGCATGGTCGGGGCTCAGCCATCGATCCCAACTGACCTGGATCCCGACCCACGCGAGCCATGCTCCGAGCGCCAGGGCGCCATCGCGCACGACGTCCAGTGGGCGGCTCCACCGCCCGCCGATCAGATCCCTGAGTCTCGCCGCGTCGCCTCCGAGGGCGCCGCGCCAGACGAAGAGGACGAGTCCCCACTCGAGGACGAGAAGCGACAGATAGAGCGGCACCACGCCGGCGTGTGCGGGAGGTGCCGCGGTCTCCCGTCCCCGACCCTGAAATACCGCGCCGCCGACCGTCAGGAGAAGAAACAGTGCGACCAGCACCGCGGTGTGTCGGTACGGAGCCACCGGTTGTGGATGGGTGTATACGCGTTGGGGAGTTGCAGAGTCGGTCACGATGCCCTCTTAGGTTGGGGACGGCGGGGCTTGGCCCCGGGGAGACGAGCACCCATTCGCCGGATTGCCTCGTCGCACCAGAGCACGTGCGCCTCGAGCGAGAGAAGGCCCTTCCGAAGGGTGAGCTGAAGGTGAAGCTCGGAGGTCGGGAGATCGTCGGGATAGCGCGGATCGGCTTCCGCCCATCGGCGATCGAGCATGCGCAGGGCGTCCAGCTTCGTGGCGAAATGGTCCCGCATGCGTCCGAAGAATCGGATCGTCTGCCGCAAGTCCTTCAGCTCGTCCATGAAGTAGACCTGGGCCAGATACGCGAATCGCTCGTCGCCGAATTGGGGCTCGCCGCGAAGCCATTCGCGCAGCGCCCGCCGGCCGGCTGGGGTAGTCACGTAGACGCGGCGACCGGAGCCGCGCTTGGAGGCGGCGGCACGGCTCCGCACCCACCCGCGCTTCTCGAGCCGCTTCAGGGTCGGGTAGATCTGGCTCAGCTCGGCCGCCCAGAAGTAGCCGATCCCCTCGTCGAAGAACTTCTTCAGGTCGTAGCCGGAGGCGGGCCGGCGCAGGAGACCCAGGAGGATGAATTCGAGGCTCATGGCGTGAATATATAACTAATTATACAATTGTCAACATAAAAGACGGCCGCGGCCTTGCGCTGGCTCGTTGCCACCCGCCGGGCCGGTCCGGTCGCCCCAGCCTCCTAAGCTCCACGCAGCGGGGGCTTTAAGACTCTCCGCCTCCTCAAGATGGACCGGCAACCCGCCGATAATCCCCGGATAGCCGTCCGCTCTCCGGAGGAGTCGCCGTGAAACTCGTCGCGTGCCCGAAGTGCCACGCCCATTACGACGTCGCCGACATCACCGACGAGGCGGTCCGCTGCCCTTGCGGCGCGATCATCCCGGCCAAGCCGCCGGCCGCCGTCGACGCGGCGGTGAAGCGGTGCGCGGCGTGCGGCGCCCTCGTGGCCGACGGCGAGCAGGTCTGCTCCTACTGTCAGGCAGCGGTCGCCCGGGACCCGGCGCCGGCGGGCCCCGTCTGCCCCGAGTGCTACGCCCGCAATCCGGAGGGGGCGCGCCACTGCACGGCGTGCGGCGTTGCGTTTCTGCCGCAGCCGATCCGCCGGACCGCCGATCCCCTCGAGTGCCCGACGTGCGCGGGCGTCCATCTCGCCGCGCGAAGCCTCGGCGGGCTGTGGGTGGACGAATGCCCGATGTGCCTCGGCCTCTGGGCGCCGGGCGACGTGATGGACCGCCTGGTCGAGCGCGTTCGCGAGCGACGGCGCCGCGACGGCAAGCCTGCCGCCGAGCACGCACACCGGGAGCGGCGCGCGGCGTGGCAGGCCGAGGTCTCCTACCGGCGCTGCCCCGTCTGCCGGGGAGGCATGCAGCGGAAGAACTTCGGGCATCGGTCCGGCGTCGTCGTCGACTGGTGCGGGAGCCACGGCACCTGGCTCGACGCGCACGAGATGGAGGACATCGCCGCGTTCGTCCTCGAGGGCGGCCTCGAGACCGCGCCCGCGCAGGGGAAAGAAGGAACCTGGAATCTACCGGCCGACCCGGCGCGCACCGCGGCGATTCTCGCCGCCGAGCAGCTCCTCGCCGATGAGAGGGCGCGATCCAACGAGCGAACCCAGCAGTGGACATTCGGCCCCGGGCATCCCTTCAAGGGGATCGGAGATTTGATCGCGGAGTTTCTGAAGCGATGATCGGCGCGCGCCAACGCGCTCGCCAGGACGTTTGATCGAGGAGGAACCGATGGGATTCGTGAACAAGCTCCGCGGCGAGTTGGTCGACATCATCGAATGGGTCGACGACAACCGGAACACGCTCGTCTGGCGCTTTCCGCGCTACCAGAACGAGATCAAGAACGGAGCGCGCCTCGTGGTGCGGCCGGGTCAGTCCGCCATCTTCGTCGATGGCGGACGCATTGCAGACGTGTTTCAGCCCGGCACCCATGAGCTCGCGACGAAAAACCTCCCGCTCCTGACCACGCTCCGCGGGTGGGGGTTCGGATTCAACAGCCCCTTCAAGGCCGAGGTCTACTTCGTCGCCACGCGCCAGGTGACCGAGCTCAAGTGGGGCACCCCGCACCCCGTGCTCCTCCGCGACCCCGAGTTCGGACCGCTCCGGGTGCGCGCATTCGGTACGTACACGCTTCGCGCCTCCAAGCCGGAGGCATTGCTCAAGGAGCTGGTCGGTACCGACGGCTCCTTCGAGGCGGACGAGATCGAGGTTCTCCTCCGATCGATCGTCGCTTCGGAGTTCTCGAAGATCGTATCCACGACGGAGGTCTCGGTGGTCGACCTCGCTTCCAACTATGGCCGGCTCTCCGAGCAGCTCCGGACGGCGGTCGTGTCGAAGATCGACAACGAATACGGCCTCGACCTCCCACAGCTCATCATCGTGAACATCTCGGTTCCGGAGCAGGTGGAGCAAGCGCTGGACGCCCGCTCGAGCATGGGCGTGATCGGAGACATGAATCGCTACCAGCAGTATCAGCTCGGCTCGTCGATCCCGACCGCGGCGGCGAATCCGGCCGGCGGGCTGGCCGGGGCGGGGGTCGGACTTGGGATGGGCATGGCGATCGCCGGGCTCGGCACCGCAGGCGCGCCGTCGAGAGCGCCTCTCCCGCTGATCCCCCCGACTCCGGAGGCTGATCTCTGGCACGTGGCGTCGGGCGGGCGGACGTTCGGCCCGTACACGCTGGCTCAGCTCGGACAGGCGGTGTCGGCGGGACAGCTCAGCGGGGAGAGCATGGTGTGGACCGCCGGGATGGACGCCTGGACGCCGATGGGACGCGTGCCGCGGCTCGCGATCCTGTTCGCGCCGCCGCCGCCGCCCTCGGCGGGTTGATCGCGCGGCCGCCGCCACCCGAGACGGCTTGATCGCGCGGCAGCATCACCACCCACCCGCGGGCTAAGCGCTCTTCCGGGTTTTATCGAAGGCTTTGCCGAGGAGCCGGGCCGCGACCCGGCCCACGGGCCCCGACTTCTCCAGCTGATCGAGCGTCAGCGTGATCTCTGCCTGCCGAGCCTCCCGCCTCGTGCGGTCCTCGAGCGGGACGCCCGCCGCTTTGGAGAGCCACGCACCGAGCAGGCGCGGCACGCTGGGATCCCGAAGGACCGACGTAATGCGCCGGCGGTTCTTCGACGACACGCGCGTCCATTGCTCCGGTCTCGACTCGGCGGCGCCCTCCCCCAGGGCCTCCAGGGCGATCCACTCGTCGCTGTCGCTGTCTCTCGACACGACCAGCTCGAGGCGACGCCCCTCGAAGACGTCCTTGATCGTGGATCCAAACCGGCGGCGGAGCGTCAACGATCCCCTTCCGATCCTCCATTCCATGCGACCCCGGGCGAGCCAGACGGTGAGCCACGAGACCCCGACCGTGCCGGCCACGGCGATGATCGCCACGGGGAGCACTTCAACCCGGTGCAGCGACTCCATGACCAGGCCGTACGCCAAGGCACCGGCCGCCAGCGCGGCCAGGGCAACGACCCGGACCCGCAGCCTCTTCGTCGCGGCATCGACCGTAACCGCGCGCTCGCCTTCCGGCGTGATGACCTCGGCCCAACCCTTCGGCAGCGCCACCGGGTCGGTGCGGGGCGCGTCCTCTCGAATCCCCAGCTCCGATCTCAAGGCGGCCGCCGATTCTTCCCTCTCCTCGTTGGTCCCGAGGCGGGTGATCTCGATCCGTCCCTGCGGCGTCTCGGCGACAACGGGGCCGCTCGGGGAGTCGATGACGATGCGCCGGAGCAAGTCCCGGGGAATCTCGCGCCTGCTCCGGAACGGGCCCCGGCAGCGAACAATCGTGAGCCCGCCGGCATTCACGATGAGCCGATCCTCGCCCCACAAGAGCCGCAGCACCTCTCCGATCGCCATGATCCCGCCGAGGGTCCAAAGCGAGAGCCAGAGCAGCAGGAAGCCCCCGGCTGCCAAGGCGGGGCCAAGCTGGAGCGGCGAACGCCCCTCCTCGAACGGCGCCCCGTTCATCAGGGCCAGAATGCCCTTGGCCAGGAATGTGAGCGCGACGCCCTCGCCGATCGCCCACCCGCAGAGCCAGAAAAGCAGGAACGCGGCGGAAACGTACCGCATGGGCCCGCACGACTTGAGCCGCACCTGCCAGCCTTCCGTGACGCGCTCGCCGATCATGACCGTGAATATCGGCAGATTGAGCGGCGTTACTTGAGACGAAGATCGGGGGAGGCCCCACCGCGGTCCGCCAGAACCGCGAGGGCTGACTCCATCAGGCGCGATCCACCCTGCAGCTGTAGCAGCCGGCACGGGCGTTGTGGAGGTGCAGGTAGTCGACCCGCTCATCGGAGAACAGCCGGGACACGACTCCCTCGAGCGACCGGCCCTCGGTGACATCGGAGGCAACCATGATCCCCTCCCGGTCGTAGCCGCGAACGGAGAGCAGGCGGGCCCGGACCGATTCTGGGACTTCATTCACGCCCAAGCGCGCCTCCCGCGCGGCCTCGCGAGCGAATACAGGACCGGAGGAGCGGTATGGGCCCGGCCCGGTGTGATGCGCGTAGGGCAGAAGGATCACCCGCTCGCCCACCTCGGCATCCACGAGGCTCACCCGGCATGGATACCCGGGCTTGGAGTCGGCGACAATCCGGCGCATCCCCCGCGTGGCCAGCTCGGCATCGCTCAGCTCGAAGAGTGCCGCGAATGCATCTAAGGGAAGAGGGGAAATTCGAAACGGTACGGTGGCGATCATCGGATCCTCCTCTGGAGAGAGATTCAACACCCTCAGAGGATCGGGCCGGCCGCGGACCTCGACTATCCGATGCTTGCGGGGAATTTGAGATTTGCTCGATAACGCACGAAGATCAGACTTTAACTGACTGTGTGTAATAGCGTTAGGAGCGACTCCACAAGTAGACCGGGCGGGCCGATAGAGAGGGAGGCATGCACGAGATTCCAGAACATATCCCGATCGTGGTGCAGGACGCCTACGATGACATCGCCCGGCGCCTTGCCGGGCGGATCGCCGAGGTCATCCGCGATCGGCGCAGCCAGGGACAGAAAGCGGTCCTCGGCTTGGCCACCGGCTCGACGCCGGTCGGAATCTATCGGGAGCTGATCCGGCTCCACCGTGAAGAGGGTCTCGATTTCTCGAACGTCGTGACCTTCAACCTCGACGAGTACTACCCCATGTCTCCCGACAGCCTGCACAGCTACCACCGGTTCATGCGGGAGAACCTCTTCGATCACGTCAACATGCCGCCGGAGAACATCCACATTCCCCGCGGCGACATTCCCCGCGACCAGGTCGAGGCGCATTGCCACGATTACGAGCGCGCGATCGCGGACGCCGGCGGCATCGACTTCCAGATTCTCGGCATCGG encodes the following:
- a CDS encoding zinc ribbon domain-containing protein; this encodes MKLVACPKCHAHYDVADITDEAVRCPCGAIIPAKPPAAVDAAVKRCAACGALVADGEQVCSYCQAAVARDPAPAGPVCPECYARNPEGARHCTACGVAFLPQPIRRTADPLECPTCAGVHLAARSLGGLWVDECPMCLGLWAPGDVMDRLVERVRERRRRDGKPAAEHAHRERRAAWQAEVSYRRCPVCRGGMQRKNFGHRSGVVVDWCGSHGTWLDAHEMEDIAAFVLEGGLETAPAQGKEGTWNLPADPARTAAILAAEQLLADERARSNERTQQWTFGPGHPFKGIGDLIAEFLKR
- a CDS encoding PadR family transcriptional regulator; its protein translation is MSLEFILLGLLRRPASGYDLKKFFDEGIGYFWAAELSQIYPTLKRLEKRGWVRSRAAASKRGSGRRVYVTTPAGRRALREWLRGEPQFGDERFAYLAQVYFMDELKDLRQTIRFFGRMRDHFATKLDALRMLDRRWAEADPRYPDDLPTSELHLQLTLRKGLLSLEAHVLWCDEAIRRMGARLPGAKPRRPQPKRAS
- a CDS encoding CPBP family intramembrane metalloprotease; protein product: MVTDSATPQRVYTHPQPVAPYRHTAVLVALFLLLTVGGAVFQGRGRETAAPPAHAGVVPLYLSLLVLEWGLVLFVWRGALGGDAARLRDLIGGRWSRPLDVVRDGALALGAWLAWVGIQVSWDRWLSPDHAKSIENLLPKGIVEITLWIALSISAGFCEELVFRGYLQRQFAALTRSNVIGLLLQALLFGVSHGYQGVAATAKIALFGILYGSLALWRRSLRPVMIAHAWSDIWAGWLGLL
- a CDS encoding SPFH domain-containing protein, with the protein product MGFVNKLRGELVDIIEWVDDNRNTLVWRFPRYQNEIKNGARLVVRPGQSAIFVDGGRIADVFQPGTHELATKNLPLLTTLRGWGFGFNSPFKAEVYFVATRQVTELKWGTPHPVLLRDPEFGPLRVRAFGTYTLRASKPEALLKELVGTDGSFEADEIEVLLRSIVASEFSKIVSTTEVSVVDLASNYGRLSEQLRTAVVSKIDNEYGLDLPQLIIVNISVPEQVEQALDARSSMGVIGDMNRYQQYQLGSSIPTAAANPAGGLAGAGVGLGMGMAIAGLGTAGAPSRAPLPLIPPTPEADLWHVASGGRTFGPYTLAQLGQAVSAGQLSGESMVWTAGMDAWTPMGRVPRLAILFAPPPPPSAG
- a CDS encoding DUF1203 domain-containing protein yields the protein MIATVPFRISPLPLDAFAALFELSDAELATRGMRRIVADSKPGYPCRVSLVDAEVGERVILLPYAHHTGPGPYRSSGPVFAREAAREARLGVNEVPESVRARLLSVRGYDREGIMVASDVTEGRSLEGVVSRLFSDERVDYLHLHNARAGCYSCRVDRA